In Meiothermus ruber DSM 1279, the following proteins share a genomic window:
- a CDS encoding cytochrome c oxidase subunit II produces the protein MEHQEHIIERYERAWIFFGLAMIAVFIILVGYLMLTMGNTNPVGAGRIDATKVRTEGDFANPRVEQVGNEYVAYVQAFAFGYLPAEMRFKVGRKVTFYITSPDVQHSFHVHNTNINVQVIPGEIAKVSYTFSKPGEYPIICNEYCGIGHANMISKLIVEP, from the coding sequence ATGGAACACCAGGAGCACATCATCGAGCGCTACGAACGGGCCTGGATCTTCTTCGGCCTGGCCATGATTGCAGTTTTCATCATCCTGGTGGGCTATCTGATGCTCACCATGGGCAACACCAACCCGGTGGGGGCAGGCCGCATCGACGCCACCAAGGTGCGCACCGAGGGAGACTTTGCCAACCCACGGGTTGAGCAGGTCGGCAACGAGTACGTGGCCTATGTGCAGGCCTTTGCCTTTGGCTACCTGCCAGCGGAGATGCGGTTCAAGGTGGGCAGGAAGGTAACCTTCTATATCACCTCACCCGATGTGCAGCACAGCTTCCACGTACACAACACCAACATCAACGTACAGGTGATACCGGGGGAAATTGCCAAGGTCAGCTACACCTTCAGCAAACCCGGTGAGTATCCCATCATCTGCAACGAATACTGCGGCATCGGCCACGCCAACATGATCAGCAAACTCATTGTGGAACCGTAA
- a CDS encoding cytochrome c oxidase subunit 2A — MEEKEQRPIGALLVVGVVTVFILAFWFFHFFMHLARG; from the coding sequence ATGGAAGAAAAAGAACAACGACCCATTGGCGCCTTGCTGGTAGTTGGCGTGGTCACGGTTTTTATCCTGGCCTTTTGGTTTTTCCACTTCTTTATGCATCTTGCAAGGGGGTAG